In the genome of Arabidopsis thaliana chromosome 4, partial sequence, the window GTGGGGAAGTGTTTAAACGATCCATGTCTTGGAGCCTACTCGAGTGTTAGAGACCTTTTATTGGGTTTCGACGATAGAACTCTCCGGTCAGCTTTTGCGGTACGTTCTGTTTCTTTAAGATTCATAAATGTACATGATTCTATTTCTAGTTGTTGTTTCACTAATTACATTGTGTTGTTTTTACGATATGGAAGGTTCCTGAGGATATTTTGAGGAAGATAAGAGACGCAACAAAACCTCCGTTGAAACATGAGAATCAATTCCGATATTTCCTATTACCTTCGCACACGCAGATCCAATGTTCCTCATCATCTTGCTCCTCCACTCGccaaattagggtttcctCTCGATTTCTCTCGACGCTCGCGAACAAGACTGAAACTAGACCGGTCATTTCAATCTACGATTCGGTTTACGTTTGGGCCTTTTTCCCACAGACCCGGCCCAATATTTAAATACGTTTGGGCCTTTTTATTCACGCTGAATTAGCCCAACCAATACCAAGTCCCACCGAACCAAAACTCTTTATTTCAGCGATTCGCAAATCCAACATTGGACCGAGTCCTACCgaaccaagaaaaaataattcagCGATCCAACATTGCTTTTTATGCCATGTCAATCCCTCTAAAccatattttctgttttttttggtgttttcactAATTACATATATGCATTAGATTATACATAACTTTCATGATCCTCTATAGAACTATATAATTAATGAACCAAGTACTAAACACGGTGACTCTAACTTTAATGAATTCAACAATTTGTGTAAATGGTAACCGCTGAATCTcactatttgtttttgtgattttttgtGGAATCTCGTTGAAtaatttagaattcaaatggTAACTGCTGAATCTGACATTAATTTAAGATAGAAACTTATAAAATTActtaattaactatttttgtcaacaatattaatgaaataaacaaataaaaaaatattctaattttATGTAATTCCACCaacatgtttttaataaaatctacaatgacaaaagaaaaaggaaaaatatttaatttgaattcatttatatatatatatataatcttattaATATAACAATGTAGAAAGCAAATAAACtatgattaattaaaaaatcgtAGAATTTTCAGTTAATATGTTTAAGGTTTATTgacaagaaataaataaaaaaatatcaaattcttcTATCAAACATAATTATCATAGAAAATAGCACAGTAAAAACAGCAAATGACGCAGTGCCTTCACTCTTCTTGCTCCTCCTTAATAATAAATCTTAACATCTACCAGCCATATACGATCTTCATCCGCGTCCAAGCTGTAATTCATTCATAGCAACACagattatttattaattgtttacaaaattaattttattctttAGGAAAGttcattatttcaataaaGCTTATTAAATAATTCGAAGAACattcaattattttgatactcaccaaacaaaaattagagcaataaaataataataataaaaaatagagaaacgatttggtttttaaaatttgaaaaactaaaagtaaaatgatatgaaaaaaattaaaaatgtgtACCTCATATCAATTTTCGTAAgaatgatataaatattttgcacaaaacagagaaaaagaaaagaacaatagTATAAACGTATGGGCTTGGGCCGGTCACCTAGCAAAGTTATTGAATGGGTTCGTTCAGTagtacaaaaataataaaaattccCAATCGATcgaaatattattaaaagagGGAAGGAGCAAAAAAGCCCTAATTTTCGGCTGGAGGAGCAAGacgatgatgacgatgatgatatGAAGGAACCTCGGATCCGTGTGCGCGAAGGTGAGCCGAAGACATGAATCATATGAATGTTTCCTGGTCTTGTTCTTTCCAgtgattgatttatttttgatggATGTTTACAGTTTGGCCGCGGAACGAGATCCTATAGCACTAAGAGGTCTGGCCAATCTAAAGATAGAACTTTCTCCACCATGTCCTCTTCATTGGTTGAGGCAGCAGCAGGATTGCCGGAAAAGGGTTTGATGGTGTGCAAATGGCTAGGCACAGGTTCAGCAGGTTATGGAGGATACAAAGCCTGTATGTCACGAacattgatttcttttctctcctttttttctttagccttttgatgttgttcctgttgttgttgttgttgttaagaattgggtttttttttttttgttccagctgagtatttttttcctattgACAACGAAGAGTTTAGGGAAAACCTTGAGGTAAAATCCTTTTTGGATTACATTGAGCTCATTTAGATTTTAAGAAGTAAAGACTTTGAATTGTTTGCCTTTTCCATGTTCCAGGATTGGGAATCTACGTTGCAAAGTTGGGAGAAACTGAAAAATTATTTGGAGGGTATGCACAAAGGACCTGTTGGCAATCAAACAAGAACTCATTGACGAATTCCAATCTGGTGGAGAGAAACTTTTAATCCTTTCATGTATCTAGTTGTGTCATGTTTCATGTCATAATCTTATTATCTATGTTTAGACACTTGTGATCAAATTCATACCCTAATCGCTATTCTATGATGTCGCCAATGAAAGATTTGTGTTAAATCAGTTAATGTTGAAAACAATTGATCACCAAAATCTTTTCCTCACATACTGTCTCAAAGTACCATCTGCATCAAAGTGCTGGAGACTACTGCAAAACACACTGTCTTTGCTTGGAATATATTATCTTTTCTGTTACTGCAGGTACCTAGGGCTTTTGTATTAGTTACATTTTGTGGCATCGGTTGTCTCTGTATTCATCAAGTTCTTCAGATGGTTGTGGCTCAAGTAGTATTAAAAGAAGAAGTCGTATTGATCCAGGCTATGTTCGTATTGCACGAAACTGGAAGAGCAAGCTTAAGCTTACCTAGTAGCTCATGCCGTTCTGTGGTCCAAATGCCTGAAGGAGGAACACCTTTCTGGATTCAGTTTCCTGATCAGAATTACACGCTGGTTTTCTGTCTCCGGGGGGTGGGGAAGTCCATACTTGTCCTGGACCATGTAGCGCTGACACCAGACAGAGCATGGGGCCTCTTTAGTCCCTCTCTTCATTCTCATTGTGGCCTATGTTCTCAAGCTGATACTTTTTAAGATTAATGAAGGTCATCTGTATCTTTGCTAACTCCCTTGTTCCCTACTTGTAGTTCGAATTTGGGTTCTCTGTGCTCTTGTTGACTGTTCAATAATGGGTCTTCTCCTCTTGCTTTAAGTTGAGGAAATGCCATGGACATCAAAATCATGCAAGCTTGCctcttttggtttggttatgttCATTATTACTTGTAATGGACGCTGCATATACCATGTGATGTTTTAAGAGAGTCGTTCAAGTAGGCTCCGAGATTAAATGTGTTCTTCAATAAGTAGAATTTGAATAGTTCATTGATCTCACACGGAATTAGCCAAATGCAACACtgcctcttttttttttgctctcttaatcaataaatataaaaacatctGTGATCTCCAATTACATGGCTATCGTAATTATATACTTAACTTTGTAAGAAGTCGTTGTCTAAGCAAATTGCAAGTAACACTTGGTGCGTGAAAgctttttggtaattttaaagagcaaaaaagaaaaacgtcATTATGTACATGAAACGTTATTATGACTAGAACAGTATAATATATGGACCAGACAAGGTCTGTGTCTCATAGCAGACCTAAAAGAACACAAGCCATTTAGATTTGTCAGAGCCCTTACCATCCGGAATCTTACAGTCACCTTGTCCAGTCGAGCCATCGCGTTGTTTCCCATCCTTTGACCTTCCTATTTTCTTCCTGACACAGATCCCTAACTTCATCGCTGTCAATAGACCCATAGCAATAAGCAAAGGTCTCACAGCCCAATGAAAATCCTCCAGATGTTGATATTTTTCCACAGCTCCTTGACATGTATTGAAATTCACAATCTCTACTTCAGCCGGATCTGCAAGATAGCTTCCATGTTCCTCTCCAAAAGGTAACATTCCAGGGAAGTCCACTTCAAGGCAACCGTTTGGTAGAACCTGAGAGATCCTGCCAGTTGCCCAAATACCTCTACCTTTACGCATCCATTTGAATCTCGGGATGACAACATTGGCTTTGAGTTTCACAAATTGACCCACACTGTATACTTTAGCCATCTGAAGCTGCGATGATGTCCCTTTCCAGAGAGTTGGCAACCCAATAAATCCAACAGCTACATTTCCCTCACGGTCAATTGAATGGAGAACACCAACCGGAGAGTGCCTCTTGTCTTTCCTGACCTTCAGACGCACCCAATCTCCAGAAGCTAAGCCGTTAGTTACCCGTTCAAGAACAGATACGTGAACCCTTAATGGATCATGTACACCATGGACTTTAACTAGCACAAATCCATCTGGGTCTGTGGAGTCACGTTCTAAACCAACCACCATTCCTTCTGGCACATCCATGTTCTCATGCTTACACGAATTGGCAGGCTTTCTTGAACGCACGGTGTCGCGCACTTGCAGATGATCCTTTGAAAGAAACCATTCTGTATAACCAAGAGTAGCCGAGCTCTTCCTGATTTCTCTACTATCAATGCCTCTCCTGACCTGTTCCTCCTCCGAGTTCTGCAAGCTGCCAAATCGGTTCCAGTCAATATCACAATTAAAGGTAGCCAATTAAAATTTCCATCAAGAATAAAGAAATTggattccaaaaaaatattaaaacatcAGACACGAAACTATAAAAACTATGGGATTTTCCGAAGATACTATGACCATACATAATGAAATATAAACACTTCTAAATCGATCTTGTTCAAACTGAATATATAACGGTGTCAAGATATGATTTACCTCTTTAAGACGAGTAAGATGTCAGTCATCGAAGGTCGGCTTCGAAGATCATACATAAAGCAACCCCGAAGTAGGTTCTCGAGAGGAGGCGGTATGCTACTGGGGATACTAAGCTTTTCTTGCTTTCTCACCaccaaatcatatatttcatCGGCAGATCTCCCAGACCAAGGTTGTACACCAGTCAGCATTTCAACAATGCTGCAACCAAATCCCCAAGAATCAGTCTCAAAGGACATGGGACCTCTGACATCCGGTTGCCACTGTTCTGGTGCCATATAGTTTGGAGTTCCAAGTCTCTCTGTCATATCAGAACTTGGTAAAGGGATACTAAGAAGGAGATAAGGGATCCCAACATCCCCGAGGATGGCCTTGTCGTTATCACTGAGAAGAAAGTTAGAGGGCTTGAGATTGAGAATGAGAAACCCTTTTGAGTGCAACTCCAGGATCCCTGTAGCCAGATCAACCCCGTATCTGTAAAACGAGGTTCACATAAATAAGAAAGACATTAGTATTCTATATTACAATGAAGAAGACGCTACTACAATGAGCTTCTTACTTGTGTAATGAAGAATTACCTCAAAACATCTGGCAGTGAAAGCTTTCCTCCTTTAAGCCGAGCCATCTTGTCACCAAGAGAGCCCTCGTAGAATTTCATGACGACACATATCTACACGATACAAATCAgctattaaacaaaaattgaaaatacgGTGAAACTAGAGAAACACACATGTTTGTTTCACTTACCTTTCCATTGATACTAGAGACTCCCCTGAGCAGACAGACATTCTCTAGTCCTTGACATTTAGAGAAGAGATCTTCAAACTTATCTACCACAACCCTTCTTTGATCTTCCTTGATGGGATAAAGCATTTTGATGGCCACTTCATGATGCTCATCATAGTCCTCAGTTGACTGATGATGAGTAGCCAGCCAAACATCACCGAAGGGACCTCTTCCAATTCGATGTCGAAGCTTCAACGTTGATGAATTCATCCAAGGGCTTGTCCCCGCTGCTAAAGCGCTCTCAGACTCACCTTCAATGATTTCATACTCGGTATCATCCGGCTTGCCAGCAATAATCTTTGAAGCCATTTATCTCTGTCTGAACCAATAAACACAGTTTCACCAGTTGGGATATCGCATAAACTCAACAACAGAAATCAAACTATTTAAGCAACAAAAAGGACTTTCCTCTCACTTGTTAACTATTCTTACAAGCAGATAGAGAAAGCAAGAAATGATTCCGAAACTAAACATCATGGTAAAACGCAATACATGGAATTGAAGAGAAAAGTCAGAAACCAGAGACGTGCCCACTATGGGAATAAGTTAGCGATACGAACAAGGGACAGAGACAGTATCGTGGAGAAGTAGAATCGTggagaagtagaagaacaAGTAACAGTAaccaaatacaaagaaaaccaattaaTGCTAGATAGAATCAATCATGAGTCAATCAAAGTTAACCAGCCAATGTTTTGATTGAAATAAGCCAACAATAAAGACAACTCTCAGATCTCAtagaacaaaatatttaagcGAAGAAATCAAACTGAAATTGAACTAGAGTTGCAATGAAaccagagaaaaaaatcacagCTTACGAAGCATAAGAGAAGGGTCAAAGAAAGTAACCGACAATGAGGGAGAGAAAAGAGCAATTTCGACGGATTAAGaagcttttgaagaaaacCCTAACACCAGTAATGACGCGAGCGAAAATGGTAACACAAAACTCCAAAGGCCTGATGAAAGAGAGACGAAGAAAACAAGccaaaaaaactaagaatTGATCATCGGGAACTGAAACAAGTAACTTCAGAAGCTGAAAaagacagagaagagaaagagaaccGTGAgcgtgagaagaagaagaagaaggaacaagGCGTGGAGGCCCCGTCATTTGTTTTAATCAAACACCGACCCGCGTTAGCTTTAGGGCCCATTTCGTTTTAGGGCCCAATAATAAGATAGAGTAACTGAGGTTTGGGCTTCGTTGTTGGACCTGAGCTCGTTATGGAAGAGTCAACTTAACTTTCTATGAACACTTTCGGACAAAGCTGGAGTGTTTGGCTCTGAAAACTCAATTTCTCTCTACTCTTTACACAAGCAACTCCTGCCATTTGCGTTTTTGTTCAATCGATTCAAATAGACATAAATCTAGTGACGATAAGACTCGCATGAAGATTTTATCCGTAACAACTAATTCCTCGATATACATACTTGTACTTTAATCATCTAAAATGACAGAAGAGAGctaattatttataaacttacaaaataaaaattgttcttctttgaaCGACGAACAAtccaagaaacagagaagaagaagaagaagagatttacagtaatttcttgtaaataagttttgagatagagagacagagaatTACAcagttaacaaaaatataatttaagaAGGAAGAACCTTCTTGACAATGTCTTCACTAAGAGCAGCAATCTGAGAATCCAAAGCTttaatggtttcttctttctgacTCTCCAAGCTCGCCAAAGCTTCTTTTAGCTCTTCCTCCACCTTCTTCCTTCCCTCCGCTAGCTTCTCCTCGACTTCAAcctgcaaaaaaaatacacaatcCATTTACCAATTTCTTCACTCTGAGTgcattgttgtttcttttatacCTGagtctccttcttcatcttgttAAGCGCGGCGGCGATCTCAGCCCTAGCTGCTCTCATCACGGCGGCGGCTTGCTCATCGAGCTCCTTTACTTCAGTCGAAGTGTCCTTAACACTCGCGAGCTTCTCTTTGATGGAAGCGTCTCTTTGATCCATGAAGTTACCAAGCGGAGAGTAATAGACCTTGTCGAGAGCGAACATCAAGAAGAGAAACTCAACAACGATGATCGGAAGCGTGAGATTGAAATCGAAGAGCTGTGCTTTCTCCATCGCCTCCGCCATCGACGGAGGAGCGAAAGCGGCGATTAAAGCTAAGGATTTGGCGGTGGCGGAGGAGAGTGATAGTGCTTTGCTACGGAGATCGGTGGAGGAAGTGAGGGATTTGGGAATTTGGGGAAGTTTGGCGAATTTGGGAATTTGGACTCGGTTTGGTTGTTGGTTGGATGACAGGGAGATTAGGGGTTTGGAGGAAGCCATTATCGAATTAGCAGCCATCGCCACACACACAGAGAAGAGCTTCGAGAGATGAGAAATGCTCAAAACTGTAATCTCTTTGGAGACGAAtgggagagagaagagatttgCTTAGGAATGttatctcttctcttcgcCACACAAATAAGCTAAAGGCTGTGGTCGTCAGATTAAAATCAATGGAGCggaaaatcaattaaaaagtaaatgatTGCGTTTTGGCCACAAACGCAAAcacaaacgcaaacgcaaacgcaaacgcGAACGCTGTACCAGATAAGGTTAAAATGGCTAAGACGGTAAGGTTGCAATTATATCCACTACAAACGTAAATACACAATGCCTTATTCATTTTGCACACACACAACATCCAAGTTTGTATATAAACACCAAGATTaggaaatcaaaatctctacaaGAATCAAATGATAGAAAAGGAGTGCTTTTTTTTAGGTTTCGgatatgagtttttttctgttcCACACATCCTTCTCGGAATTACACTTGAAACGAAACCTTGCAATGAGTTTGTTAAAAACTCTACTTGCAGTCACGTTTCTGTATTTAGTACCTCGTTGACTTGGCGTCGACTTGTAAGAGAGCAAACCTCCCAATACAGTTGCTAGAAAGCTTGGTTGGCTCCGAGGGATGGAGTCAACAACACcgtcttcttcaacttcccTTATTACGTTCTTTTTCCGGGTTTCCGGTGTGGTTGAGAACCTGATTGGTCCAAAAACATGTATTACTATGGAGATTCCGGATAATGAAAtgctaaaaacattttaacacCAAAAGTTCTTACAGTTTGAGttgtttgaaagaagaaacacgGGGTGTCTTGCTCTTATGCTTCACCATTAACATGCAGTAGTTTGAGATATGGCGGATGAACCGAAGCTGAATGATGGCAGATAAAACACATTATAGAGCATCAAAACAAAGCACTATGTTGTCAAAACTAAACTGGACTATAACAATCTACATAATCCAGGTTAGAGACTCTAGCTACCCAAATGCATCGTTCTACGACATCACATGTAAAGATGAAATAATATCATAAGCATAGACTCTTTGATGTATTCAAGTGATAAAGAAAGAGTAAAAGGGTAACCTGATCGCCGTCTTTAATGCCAAATTCAGTGAGGTACTCAGACTCATTAATCAATCTTTTATCTTCATAAGATAAGCAGAATTGTCCCCAAACATGCGGCCTTTATAATCACAGGGTAAAAATAGGATCATCAAGAATCATTTAGCAGTTACTTATCCTAATATAGACACAAAATCGGAATCATTATAAGAATAACTCAAGTCAAAGAATCAGAGATGGTACCATGAGATCTTGCCAGGGCCTGAGATGGGCAAGTGAGAAAACGCAGCTTCTACTGCCATCTTGAGCTCCCCTACTGTCGCTGTCTTCAACACTTGAATACCTACAAATCCAAATTACGCTTAAAGGGAATTGTACTAAATCACAAATTCAGAAACCAGTCAAATTTCTCTGGACAACC includes:
- a CDS encoding Protein kinase superfamily protein (Protein kinase superfamily protein; FUNCTIONS IN: protein kinase activity, kinase activity, ATP binding; INVOLVED IN: protein amino acid phosphorylation; LOCATED IN: chloroplast; EXPRESSED IN: 26 plant structures; EXPRESSED DURING: 13 growth stages; CONTAINS InterPro DOMAIN/s: Protein kinase, catalytic domain (InterPro:IPR000719), Serine-threonine/tyrosine-protein kinase (InterPro:IPR001245), Protein kinase-like domain (InterPro:IPR011009); BEST Arabidopsis thaliana protein match is: protein kinases;ubiquitin-protein ligases (TAIR:AT5G13530.2); Has 35333 Blast hits to 34131 proteins in 2444 species: Archae - 798; Bacteria - 22429; Metazoa - 974; Fungi - 991; Plants - 531; Viruses - 0; Other Eukaryotes - 9610 (source: NCBI BLink).), whose protein sequence is MASKIIAGKPDDTEYEIIEGESESALAAGTSPWMNSSTLKLRHRIGRGPFGDVWLATHHQSTEDYDEHHEVAIKMLYPIKEDQRRVVVDKFEDLFSKCQGLENVCLLRGVSSINGKICVVMKFYEGSLGDKMARLKGGKLSLPDVLRYGVDLATGILELHSKGFLILNLKPSNFLLSDNDKAILGDVGIPYLLLSIPLPSSDMTERLGTPNYMAPEQWQPDVRGPMSFETDSWGFGCSIVEMLTGVQPWSGRSADEIYDLVVRKQEKLSIPSSIPPPLENLLRGCFMYDLRSRPSMTDILLVLKSLQNSEEEQVRRGIDSREIRKSSATLGYTEWFLSKDHLQVRDTVRSRKPANSCKHENMDVPEGMVVGLERDSTDPDGFVLVKVHGVHDPLRVHVSVLERVTNGLASGDWVRLKVRKDKRHSPVGVLHSIDREGNVAVGFIGLPTLWKGTSSQLQMAKVYSVGQFVKLKANVVIPRFKWMRKGRGIWATGRISQVLPNGCLEVDFPGMLPFGEEHGSYLADPAEVEIVNFNTCQGAVEKYQHLEDFHWAVRPLLIAMGLLTAMKLGICVRKKIGRSKDGKQRDGSTGQGDCKIPDGKGSDKSKWLVFF
- a CDS encoding uncharacterized protein (unknown protein; Has 30201 Blast hits to 17322 proteins in 780 species: Archae - 12; Bacteria - 1396; Metazoa - 17338; Fungi - 3422; Plants - 5037; Viruses - 0; Other Eukaryotes - 2996 (source: NCBI BLink).) is translated as MSSSLVEAAAGLPEKGLMVCKWLGTGSAGYGGYKASEYFFPIDNEEFRENLEDWESTLQSWEKLKNYLEGMHKGPVGNQTRTH
- the PDE334 gene encoding ATPase, F0 complex, subunit B/B', bacterial/chloroplast (ATPase, F0 complex, subunit B/B', bacterial/chloroplast; FUNCTIONS IN: hydrogen ion transmembrane transporter activity; INVOLVED IN: defense response to bacterium; LOCATED IN: thylakoid, chloroplast thylakoid membrane, chloroplast, membrane, chloroplast envelope; EXPRESSED IN: 23 plant structures; EXPRESSED DURING: 14 growth stages; CONTAINS InterPro DOMAIN/s: ATPase, F0 complex, subunit B/B', bacterial/chloroplast (InterPro:IPR002146); Has 2587 Blast hits to 2581 proteins in 935 species: Archae - 6; Bacteria - 1820; Metazoa - 10; Fungi - 8; Plants - 73; Viruses - 1; Other Eukaryotes - 669 (source: NCBI BLink).), whose amino-acid sequence is MAANSIMASSKPLISLSSNQQPNRVQIPKFAKLPQIPKSLTSSTDLRSKALSLSSATAKSLALIAAFAPPSMAEAMEKAQLFDFNLTLPIIVVEFLFLMFALDKVYYSPLGNFMDQRDASIKEKLASVKDTSTEVKELDEQAAAVMRAARAEIAAALNKMKKETQVEVEEKLAEGRKKVEEELKEALASLESQKEETIKALDSQIAALSEDIVKKVLPS
- a CDS encoding Ubiquitin-like superfamily protein (Ubiquitin-like superfamily protein; FUNCTIONS IN: molecular_function unknown; INVOLVED IN: biological_process unknown; LOCATED IN: plasma membrane; EXPRESSED IN: 22 plant structures; EXPRESSED DURING: 13 growth stages; BEST Arabidopsis thaliana protein match is: Ubiquitin-like superfamily protein (TAIR:AT5G25340.1); Has 132 Blast hits to 130 proteins in 45 species: Archae - 0; Bacteria - 0; Metazoa - 63; Fungi - 0; Plants - 66; Viruses - 0; Other Eukaryotes - 3 (source: NCBI BLink).), which produces MDVPPRRSLAASLSPLRLIDGLPRRRSFNYNQMPEEPIKLTVLKLDGSSFGIQVLKTATVGELKMAVEAAFSHLPISGPGKISWPHVWGQFCLSYEDKRLINESEYLTEFGIKDGDQLRFIRHISNYCMLMVKHKSKTPRVSSFKQLKLFSTTPETRKKNVIREVEEDGVVDSIPRSQPSFLATVLGGLLSYKSTPSQRGTKYRNVTASRVFNKLIARFRFKCNSEKDVWNRKKLISET